The sequence below is a genomic window from Thermoproteota archaeon.
TTTGTCTTACAGTTGCAGGCGCAATGACACCTGTAGGCTTTGGAGGAATATTCAAAACCCTAATTGAGAGAGGATTTGTTGATTGGATTATCACTACTGGTGCAAATGTATATCATGAAGATCATTTTGCCTGGGGTTTTCCAGTAAAGCAAGGTCATTTTGAAGTTGACGATATGGTACTATACGAAAAAGAAATCGTCAGAATTCGTGATGTGTACATCAAATTCTATGAAACACTAGAAGCTGAGGACCAAGTTGTTCAAAAGATGTTCAAAGATAAACTAACAGACAAGCCGTTTACAACAGCAGAATTTTGTAATCTCATGGGTAAAATTAGCAAAGAAAAGGCAAAATTTCCGGAAAAAAGTTTTGTCACTGCAGCATATGATTATGATGTACCAGTTTACATCTCTACACTAAAGGACTCTTCATTGGCCATGAATCTTGCAGTTCACAGATTACGTGACAAACCATACAACTTGGACTTTGTAAGGGAGATTATTGAGCAAGGCGCAATATTATACAATTCAAAAAAATCAGGAATTGTAGAGCTTGGAGGAGGAGTGCCAAAGAACACTGCACAACAAACAGGGCCATTACTTGATCAAATTTTAAGAAGAGATGATGGAGGTCAAGACTATATCATTCAAATTACTGATGCAAGACCAGATACAGGAGGACTATCAGGTGCAACTCTTCAGGAAGGAAAGAGTTGGGGAAAAGTTCAAGATGCACACAATGATGTTGTTACAGTATATGCAGATTCTACAATTGCATTTCCAATTTTAGCACTTTACGTTCTTAGCAACCAAAAACCAAGAAAACCAAAGAGACTGTATAAGAAACTAAACACTTACTATCAAAAACTAAAAGAAGATTATTTCATAAAACCAGACAGATACTATGATGCGTTAACTAGTGATTTAAAGAAACCAAAATTAAAGTAGATTAGAACTTATCATAGCGCGCTCTTTCCAGTTCCCTGTCATCCTTTGTTTCTTTCTTCCATTCTTTGTAGTGGTCTTTGCATAGAACTGATTTTTTTCCAGTTGAATTAACTCGTAATCCGGCATTCTCAACTTTGCCGGTGTTAAGAGATCGTGCGCCATCATTAGAGCATCCTTCAACATTACATTTTGCGCCTTTAGAGACTACTCCCATGATTTCTATTTGACATAGATGATATTTATACTTGCAATGAAAATTTCTCTAGTTCGTTTATAAGAGGAATATTACAAAAAATTTCCATGGGTGGAACTAAGAACAAATCTCCTGCACAAAAAGATAAAGCTCAATCTTCTGATTCAAAGAAACCAGGAAAGAAAGGAAAGAAAGGAGACAAAGTAGAAGGAGGATCACCAAAAGCAGAGATTGTTGTTACACTGACTGACCAACAAGCAAGTAAATTTCTCAAGGGTGCCAAAGTAATCACCGTTCAAGAACTTGCAAGACAAACAGGTGTCAAAGTATCTGCAGCCAATGCATATCTTAGACAATCACTAAAGAACGGAACTGTGAAAAAAGTTGGCGGACATAGCGGTCACGTCGTTTATCAGCCAGTTTCAGCATAAATAGAAAACATATCACCAGGTTTTACATCATTTAAAATTTCAATGTTAGATAGAATTTTTCCAACAGGCGTCATTGTTTTTCCTGGCTCGGCATCCTTTGTAAAAAAGCAAATACTTCCTGCAGTTGGGAAGAATGCAACATCTCCTTTTTTGAATTCTTTTCTAGCTCGCTCGATTCCAGAATCAATCGGAGTCTCCAGATACAAAATGCTAGTTCCAAGTTGATGTGCGTTTCCAGATAACGGAAGACTCCTCAGAATAGAGCCAACGGTTCTAGGGGACAGATGTCGTTTTAATTCAAATGTCAGTTTAGATTTTCCCTTGATTTCTAGGATCAGTATGGTTTTTGAGACAGATCCTGAAGACATTTCGTAGTTTTGAATGCTTGGAATATATAACCGCTTTTAGGAAACTGCATTACTTGTCAGATAATGATCAAGAGGTTGTAGTAGAAGAAATCGAGATGGAAGAGCCTCAAGTCGAGGAGACAGAAGAGTCTGTAGAGATTTCAGAAGGCGAAATCGATACAGGACTGACAAAGGCCTTAGACACTTATAGAAAATTAATCGAATCAAATGAATTAACAGAAGTTGAACAATCAGCATTAGAAAAAAGAATCAAAGAGATTGAGAGCAGAGAAATTATTGAACGTGATCAAGCTCATGAAGCTCAAGAAATACCAGTTGAGAAAAATAAAATTTCAATTGGCCCACCAACACTAACAAGATTTGAGAAAGCACGAATCATGGGAGCAAGAGCTTTACAATTATCATTAGGAGCTCCACCATTTATTGCAATTCCAGAGACTGCAAGAACCTCTTTAGATATAGCAATGGAAGAATTAGATAAAAAAGTCATTCCAATTATTATACGACGTGTATTACCCAATGGAGATTTTCAAAATATTCCCATTGATTACTTTCAATAATGGATGAATCATCCCGAAAATTTAAAAGAATTAACAAATCTCACAGATTGTCTAAATGTTAATGGATAAACTAAACAGTATGGAAACCAGTAGCGATCAGCAAGGAGTTAATCAGTATGTGTATAATGTACATGATGACCCAGTAATGAGAAATGCTATTGATGTACTAGAAAGACTTGGCAAACACGGCAAAGTCATTTTGAGAGCAAAGGGAAATTCAATACCTAATGCAGTTGCCATTGCAAATATCATAACAGAGAAACTATTGAAAGGAAATTCAAAGGTAGAAAAAATTATTGTAGATAGTGCCAATCCAGCAGGAATTGGTAGAATGCTATCAACTATAGAAATTATTGTTGTAAAGAAATCCTAGTAAACAGAGCCAGGGCCCTTTAGTAACATGTTTTCGCATTCTTTACAGACTTTTTCATCGATGTTGGTTTCTAATTTATGATGAATATCACAAATCAACAAACTAGATTTGATGTAATTACATAATCCTATGAATTGTGAAAGACTAGATGGAGTGTATGCCATATCGGATGCAAGGTTCTCACTAAGCTCCCCAATCATCTTTGAGACTTGCTCTTCAGAAAGTAATTTTTCAATTAGTTTTGGATCTCCACGGGTTCCACGAATGTAATTGCTGATTGCTGCTTGTGTAACACCCAACATCTTTGAAATTTCATCTTCCCTAATGTTGTGATCCTCTGCAAGTTTTTTTGCCAAAATTGCTCGAAGTGCGGGGATTAATGTTTTGGATTCAATCTCTGCAGGTAACAGCATATTTGCAAATGGCAACTTTGTGAATTTAAAGTTATCAATAGAAGTTACAACAAATGAGAAAAATTCAAGGCAGTAAGGATTAGGCCAACCTATTATAATTCGTGATAAAATAATAGTGCAATGAAAGAGATCTCAACTCTTCAAAATCTACTCAAAGAGTCAGTGAATAACTGTAAATCAAATTTTCTAGCACTCTCAGGAGGAATAGACAGCACCATACTTGCATCACTACTAGAGAAGAGAAAAGTCAAAGGAATTACAATTATTGCCAAGGACTTTATCGCATCAGATCTTACATATTGTCAACTAGCAGCAAAGACTTTTGGTGTAGATCTTAAAATCAAAACTGCAGAGACAAATGAACTGCTAGAAGCAATTGAAGAGACGATTAAAATTTTAAAAATGTTCAATGACATTGAGATTAGAAATTCAGTTGTAATCTATCTTGTTTTGCAGGAGCTCAAAAAGTTAAACCAAAACCAGATAATCACAGGAGATGGAGCAGATGAGCTTTTTGCAGGGTATAATTTTCTAAAAAACAAATCAGAAGAAGACATTGCAAAAGATTTGGAGAGGATTTTGAATATTATGCATTTTCCAAGTATCGATATCGGAAAGGCATTAGGAATAACTATTGAGACTCCGTTTCTTGATAAAAAAATTATCGAATTTGCCAAGTCACTTCCTGTATCATCAAAAATTGGTAAAAATGAAGACAAAAAATATGGAAAATTTATTTTAAGAAAGGCATTTGAGGATAAAATCCCAAGACAGATAATTTGGAGAGACAAGGCAGCCATGCAAGATGGCTCTGGAACGTCGGGGCTGACTAATCTTTTTGAATCAATTATCACAGATGACAAGTTTGAAGAGGAGAAAAAATCGATTCAAGAAACAGATGATGTGATAATTAGGAGCAAAGAATCACTGCATTACTATAAAATTTATAGAAAATACTACAAAATGGATAGGAATTCAGATCAGAGTACCAAGTGCCCCTATTGTAAATTTACCATACACGATTCAAAATTCTGCAGAATGTGCGGTGCCTTTCCAGTCTAGTTTTTCTTTTTCCACTTTTTTGGTTTCTTTATGAAAATTTTTCTGCAGCCATTGCAGCAAAAATAGTATTTCTTTCCATCATGCTCATGAATTAGGGCAAGCTCCTCATCCAATTCAATTCCGCAGACAGGATCTACTGGCACAATCTAAAACTTTGATAATTGGTATTTATATCATGGCATAATCAGTTTACAATTTCAAAAATTAATCTGATCATAATAGACACACTAGTGAAAATAGTAATCAGATGAGAAATTTTCTCATACTATGACTTCTCATAGAGCTGTAGGATTTTGGTATAATATTGCACTAGTTAGCTTTATGGCAATTGCAGTAACTTTGGCAGCAACAATCATGGCATCAGGGTTTTCTTCCAGTGATGCAACTAAGGAAGTTTTGGAAGAAGCACTTGATGAATCAAGACACGGTCTACAAATTGTAGGAAAGATTTCGGCAAGAGCAGATGTAACAAATGATAAAATTCTAGTCACTGGAACTCCATTGACAGCTGCTAGTGGCGGCTCAGTTGATGTCAAGCAAGATTACTTTAAGATAAATTACAAACTCATCAAAATTGACAGTCATACTATAACCTATGATGATATCAATGCAGGCTCTCTAAATGAGGGCAGCTACAATTCAATGCAGACTGCAGTGGCAGATGCAAAAGCAAACGGCCTAATTGATGTTAATCCATATGTTGATGCAGAGAAACCGGAAAGAACTTCGGCATTCATTTACTGGCTAGTAAATTTTGATAACGATGGAAGGATAGATGTTGGCGAGCTAGCAATACTTGCCATTGTATATGCAGAGCAAGACAAACCATCTACTGGAGAATATCTTCTAGTTGAAGGATTAGTTCCAGAAGGAAGTATTCTCTTTATGGAAAGAACTGTTCCAAACATATCAGATGTCGTAGTAGATTTGGGTGGAAAGATAAAGGAATAATCAAGAGGTTAACTTTTTGACAAGACTACCAAAGTCAGTCTCTTGTATTGGTGGAATTTTCAAGATTTCCAAGTTTTCTTTTACATGAGCATCTGATTTTTGACCAACCAGTGGAGCGATTACACCAGGAGTTGAGCGAATAAACTGCAATGCGCGCAATGGTGCAGATAAATCATCAAAGCTTGGCATGACGCCATCTGCTAAGAGTCGTCCCTGCATAAATGGAACACTTGTAAAGACTCCTATCCCACACTTGATTGAAGCATCCAGAATTGACATGTTTACAGAATTTACTTGCTGATTTTTTTGCATGAATGCTTGGTCATAATACATGTTATACGGCAATTGAATGAATCTAAATCCGTGGTTTTCTCCTCCAACTTGTTTTGCCATTGCAACTGTATCTTCAAGTGATAGATACTGTGGGTTATCATGAGTGACTCTAAAGCACTCCCAAGTTGCCAGACCATAAAATTTAATCAAACCTTCTTTGCGTTTTTTCTCATACAACTCAAAAACAGATTTGAGATTTTTTTGAAATTGCTCTTTTGATAAATCCTGTTGGCCTTCAACTGCATTATGAAGATACAACAAATCAATACATTCAAGATTCAAATTCTTTAGGCTGCGATTTAGCTGATCCTCAAGATATGGAACAGTCATGCAATGATATCCTGATGATATTTCCCCTGATGAGACTATACCTTTTTGCGTAAATTCTGTCTTGACATATTCCCAAAAGTCTTGTTTAACATCAGCATCATTTGTGACATACCCATTTTTTGTACTAACAAAGATTTCATCACGAGAAATTTGCCCAGACTCTAATAATTCAGCGATTGCTCTACCAACTGAGCGCTCAGCCTTTTGGGCCCTATAGTTAATTGCAGTATCAATTACATTTACGCCAGCTAAGATAGATGACTTTACAGCATTTTTCACTAGATTGTCTGTTGCATCATTTGCTTCACCCAAGTAGGTTCCAATTCCGACATTAGATAGTGTCAAATCATTGAATTTTTTGAAATTTTGGGGATTTACTTGTGGATGATTCTTTGAAAAGTTATCAGTCCCATTAGCAGTAGCAAAACCTGAGATCATAATACTCGAAACAATTTGATGAATTTATTTGTAAGCTAATACATCAAACCCAAGAAAAAACTCACTGCAAATAACGCCCCAGTAACTCTGCTAAATACCAAGGCCTTACTCATTGCAGGAACAAGCTCATCAATTTTATCAAAATTTTCTTTGAGGGATATTCCAGATTTTATTGCAATCGGAATTGTTCCCAAAGAAATCAGTGAAATCATTGGAAAGAAATTCAAAAAAACACCAAGTGTAATTGCAGCATAAGCCACGATTGGAAATATCCAAAATATGTTCACTGCCTTTTTTTTGCCTAATAGAATCACCAGTGTTTTTCTGCCTTTAGACTTGTCTGCATCATGATCTGGAAATGATGTGATAAACAAAACAAGAGACGACAACGCCCCGACTACTATGCCTGCAAGTACAATTGAAAGGGATATCTCATTTGATTGAATAAAGTATGTTCCCAAAACAATCATTGCCCCCTTTATTGCTACAAAAATTTCCCCCAATCCCGAATCAACAATTTTTCCAGAGTAAAAATAGATGGAAAGTATCGCAAAACCTAGTAAGACTGCTATTGTAATTCCGCTAGTTAACACAAAATATGCGCCAATCAAAGAGCCAGATACAAGAAAGATTATTCCTGCACCATACACATGAGATGGTTTTAACAATCCCTCTGGGAGTACGCCAGTTCCACCACTCATCTTTGTTCGTTTTGTTGATGAATCAATGCCTCGCTTAAAATCCCAATAGTCATTTAACAGATCAACACTTGCATGAAGTGCCAACACCCCTGCAAATGTTAATCCGGCATGAAAAACATTGATGTCCTGATATAACCACCACTGGACAGATAATCCAACAAATACAGAAATAACTGATGCAAAAAGAAATTTTATTCTAATGACACGTAGCCAAGTGGATATTGTCATACTAGAGATTCATCGCTTACTTCAAGTGGCTTTCTACCCATAAAGCCAACATCTTTTTCATGCCAAAACTTTATCTCAGTTTCACCATCTTTCCAGCATAACCAAATCTCTTCATCAAATCTTTTTGCGGGAAAATCCAAAAGCCCTTCCTCAATGCTTTTGATGACAACGCCTGTTTTTTCCAGGTCATCAATACTTTGATAAAATTTTGTAATCTTTTCATTTAGATTTTGTTTTAGAGTGACATATTCCTCAAAGGAGTTTGTAGTTGAGACACTCATCTGGAGTTGCTGCTCTACTTTCATTACTTCGGCTTTGCATGAAAGAACAAATTTGTATTTTTTAATGACTTCAGGCAAAATTTGATTTGCCGTGGTAACTGTAAAGTAGGAAAACATATTCTCAAATCGGAATATTCTTAATTAAAAATCTAGCTCCAAGTTTATTAAAAGTGTGAATTTCTTAGATGCATGAGTCAAGACGAACAATTAGAGATGCTGATTGAGCAAACTATCAACGGAGCAATATCTACAATACCACAACATATTGAGGAAATCAAACAGAATCAGGATGTACTAAAATCACAAAATCCAAACGAGTTTGTGTATGGAATGATTATGGGCATGGCCTTTGGCATGGCAGGTGCACTATTGGCATCACAGAAAGGAATGCCAACTCCCGAGGATCAAATGAAGATAAGAGACATTATTTACAAAAAAATTCCAGACATTCGTGGTCAGATATTTACATGATAAAATTCACACCTAGTGAAAAAAAATATCTAGAATCAATGGAGGAAGCAAGGCTAGCTACTGTAAAGGATGACATGCCTCATGTAAAGCCTGTTTCATACATTTTTTATGATAACGCTTTCTTTATGGCAACAGACTATGAGACTGTAACGTATAGAAATATTTCAAAAAATCCAAAAGCAGGAATAGTGACGGATACTTATTCTCCAGGAAAACACAAGGCAGTATGCTGTCAGGGCAATGTCAAAATTTTAGAGAGTGGAAAAGAATTTTTAGAAATGTATCAGTTGTTTTTTAAAAAATTTGCATGGGTACGAAATGATCCGTGGAAAGAAAACGAGGCCCCCATACTAAAGATCGTCCCCCTCACAAAGACTTCATGGGGCCTGAGATAATTAGTAAGATTCAAAAGTATAATTATTTCAGTTTTAAGAAGAAGATACATGCATACAGGCTTTATTATCGGGGGAGTGTTTTTGGCACTGTGTATAGTATTATCAATTTACATTGTTGTCTACAAAGAATCAGTTTTGACTCCAATTGCTGAAAAAGAGATGATAGAAATGAAGGCAATGAACTGTGAACAAATTGCAGAGCACTCTTCTAGTGGATTGTTCTGGTCTGTAGAAAACTACGAATGGGCAAAAGAAAGAACCAAAGCATGTGAAGATGCAGGATTATAATTCCATAAACTGTAAATAGAATTTAGAAAGGATGCAATTACATGAACAAGATAAAATGCTCCCATATTTTGGTTAGTAAACAAAGCGAAGCACTGGCAATCCTTGAGAGAATAAAAAAAGGCGAAAAGTTTGGAAAACTTGCAAAGGAGTTATCAACAGATACAGGCAGTGCCAAAAGAGATGGAAATCTAGGATACTTTACCAAAGGAATGATGGTAAAACCATTTGAAGAGGCTGCATTCAAACTCGAGATT
It includes:
- a CDS encoding MarR family transcriptional regulator; the protein is MGGTKNKSPAQKDKAQSSDSKKPGKKGKKGDKVEGGSPKAEIVVTLTDQQASKFLKGAKVITVQELARQTGVKVSAANAYLRQSLKNGTVKKVGGHSGHVVYQPVSA
- a CDS encoding deoxyhypusine synthase, whose protein sequence is MNHHHFKGKDIPHVKLDPKMTIEDLVDVFASTGYNGRQLGEAAKLYAKMIKENATICLTVAGAMTPVGFGGIFKTLIERGFVDWIITTGANVYHEDHFAWGFPVKQGHFEVDDMVLYEKEIVRIRDVYIKFYETLEAEDQVVQKMFKDKLTDKPFTTAEFCNLMGKISKEKAKFPEKSFVTAAYDYDVPVYISTLKDSSLAMNLAVHRLRDKPYNLDFVREIIEQGAILYNSKKSGIVELGGGVPKNTAQQTGPLLDQILRRDDGGQDYIIQITDARPDTGGLSGATLQEGKSWGKVQDAHNDVVTVYADSTIAFPILALYVLSNQKPRKPKRLYKKLNTYYQKLKEDYFIKPDRYYDALTSDLKKPKLK
- a CDS encoding aldo/keto reductase codes for the protein MISGFATANGTDNFSKNHPQVNPQNFKKFNDLTLSNVGIGTYLGEANDATDNLVKNAVKSSILAGVNVIDTAINYRAQKAERSVGRAIAELLESGQISRDEIFVSTKNGYVTNDADVKQDFWEYVKTEFTQKGIVSSGEISSGYHCMTVPYLEDQLNRSLKNLNLECIDLLYLHNAVEGQQDLSKEQFQKNLKSVFELYEKKRKEGLIKFYGLATWECFRVTHDNPQYLSLEDTVAMAKQVGGENHGFRFIQLPYNMYYDQAFMQKNQQVNSVNMSILDASIKCGIGVFTSVPFMQGRLLADGVMPSFDDLSAPLRALQFIRSTPGVIAPLVGQKSDAHVKENLEILKIPPIQETDFGSLVKKLTS
- a CDS encoding DUF2203 family protein, encoding MFSYFTVTTANQILPEVIKKYKFVLSCKAEVMKVEQQLQMSVSTTNSFEEYVTLKQNLNEKITKFYQSIDDLEKTGVVIKSIEEGLLDFPAKRFDEEIWLCWKDGETEIKFWHEKDVGFMGRKPLEVSDESLV
- a CDS encoding asparagine synthase; translated protein: MKEISTLQNLLKESVNNCKSNFLALSGGIDSTILASLLEKRKVKGITIIAKDFIASDLTYCQLAAKTFGVDLKIKTAETNELLEAIEETIKILKMFNDIEIRNSVVIYLVLQELKKLNQNQIITGDGADELFAGYNFLKNKSEEDIAKDLERILNIMHFPSIDIGKALGITIETPFLDKKIIEFAKSLPVSSKIGKNEDKKYGKFILRKAFEDKIPRQIIWRDKAAMQDGSGTSGLTNLFESIITDDKFEEEKKSIQETDDVIIRSKESLHYYKIYRKYYKMDRNSDQSTKCPYCKFTIHDSKFCRMCGAFPV
- a CDS encoding peptidylprolyl isomerase — translated: MNKIKCSHILVSKQSEALAILERIKKGEKFGKLAKELSTDTGSAKRDGNLGYFTKGMMVKPFEEAAFKLEIGQVSEPVKSEFGYHIIKRMG
- a CDS encoding pyridoxamine 5'-phosphate oxidase family protein, with the protein product MIKFTPSEKKYLESMEEARLATVKDDMPHVKPVSYIFYDNAFFMATDYETVTYRNISKNPKAGIVTDTYSPGKHKAVCCQGNVKILESGKEFLEMYQLFFKKFAWVRNDPWKENEAPILKIVPLTKTSWGLR
- a CDS encoding DNA-binding protein gives rise to the protein MLMDKLNSMETSSDQQGVNQYVYNVHDDPVMRNAIDVLERLGKHGKVILRAKGNSIPNAVAIANIITEKLLKGNSKVEKIIVDSANPAGIGRMLSTIEIIVVKKS
- a CDS encoding DNA-directed RNA polymerase subunit K, giving the protein MEEPQVEETEESVEISEGEIDTGLTKALDTYRKLIESNELTEVEQSALEKRIKEIESREIIERDQAHEAQEIPVEKNKISIGPPTLTRFEKARIMGARALQLSLGAPPFIAIPETARTSLDIAMEELDKKVIPIIIRRVLPNGDFQNIPIDYFQ
- a CDS encoding transcriptional regulator, producing the protein MLLPAEIESKTLIPALRAILAKKLAEDHNIREDEISKMLGVTQAAISNYIRGTRGDPKLIEKLLSEEQVSKMIGELSENLASDMAYTPSSLSQFIGLCNYIKSSLLICDIHHKLETNIDEKVCKECENMLLKGPGSVY
- a CDS encoding YHS domain-containing protein — encoded protein: MPVDPVCGIELDEELALIHEHDGKKYYFCCNGCRKIFIKKPKKWKKKN
- a CDS encoding prenyltransferase — translated: MTISTWLRVIRIKFLFASVISVFVGLSVQWWLYQDINVFHAGLTFAGVLALHASVDLLNDYWDFKRGIDSSTKRTKMSGGTGVLPEGLLKPSHVYGAGIIFLVSGSLIGAYFVLTSGITIAVLLGFAILSIYFYSGKIVDSGLGEIFVAIKGAMIVLGTYFIQSNEISLSIVLAGIVVGALSSLVLFITSFPDHDADKSKGRKTLVILLGKKKAVNIFWIFPIVAYAAITLGVFLNFFPMISLISLGTIPIAIKSGISLKENFDKIDELVPAMSKALVFSRVTGALFAVSFFLGLMY